Proteins encoded together in one Lepisosteus oculatus isolate fLepOcu1 chromosome 2, fLepOcu1.hap2, whole genome shotgun sequence window:
- the LOC102698929 gene encoding zinc finger protein 513 isoform X1: protein MPRRKQSNPQPVKLDSEDGLGVDNPGSLVLESDFLLGQDLEFGDSDDKIIGFERDSEDSVAAEIVIPVYALSDDDCSSYNRLSMESDAEDPRDTESEREESHDHTLQHYLSCRQCGQLLDSSLGGLDLATPYCLKCGDSGEGGGGEEDETTSVSAPDSKENGGSNGSVRKVYSCKLCSFSSRYSNHLKRHMKTHNGEKPFKCPHCTYASAQLVNLQRHVRTHTGEKPFKCEYCAFACNSLGNLKRHERMHTQDKPNKCNLCDYRANNSRNLKRHMMGHETEEPPGAAEDAVVSDLTLHVSNSTDFLQSYTSLKPEMDPRSLLDTDGVAEESDTLPELLFPFTCRLCGLVLDDGFMHEDGSSSQICSKCGLEMLSKEAPSSPEKSDKVYSCALCPFITHYPNHLARHMKTHSGEKPYKCPQCDYASAHFDNLKRHQRVHTGEKPYKCHLCDYACGNLANLKRHERIHSGAKPFKCSVCNYSCNQSMNLKRHMLRHTGEKPFKCQECPYTTGHWDNYKRHQKKHGHSTEGWTKVQQPGSAVS, encoded by the exons TGGATTCTGAAGATGGATTAGGAGTGGATAATCCTGGGAGCCTTGTCTTGGAGAGTGACTTCCTCCTGGGCCAGGATCTGGAGTTCGGAGACAGCGACGACAAGATCATAGGATTTGAGAGAGACTCAGAAG ATTCGGTGGCGGCTGAGATCGTCATCCCCGTCTACGCGTTGAGCGATGACGACTGCTCCAGCTACAACCGGCTCAGCATGGAGAGCGACGCAGAGGACCCCCGGGACACGGAGAGCGAAAGGGAGGAGAGCCATGACCACACACTACAGCACTACCTCTCCTGCAGACAGTGCGGCCAGCTGCTGGACAGCTCCCTGGGGGGTCTGGACCTCGCCACCCCCTACTGCCTGAAGTGTGGCGATTCGGGAGAAGGGGGCGGCGGGGAGGAAGACGAGACAACCAGCGTCTCCGCCCCCGACTCCAAGGAGAACGGCGGCTCCAACGGCAGCGTGCGGAAGGTCTACTCGTGCAAGCTGTGCAGCTTCTCGTCGCGCTACTCCAACCACCTAAAGCGGCACATGAAGACGCACAACGGGGAGAAGCCATTTAAGTGCCCGCACTGCACCTACGCCTCAGCCCAGCTAGTCAACCTGCAGAGGCACGTTCGCACGCACACCGGTGAGAAGCCCTTCAAATGCGAGTACTGTGCATTCGCCTGCAACTCGCTGGGCAACCTTAAGAGGCACGAGCGCATGCACACCCAGGACAAGCCCAACAAGTGCAACCTGTGTGACTACAGGGCCAACAACAGCCGCAATCTCAAAAGACACATGATGGGCCATGAGACCGAGGAACCCCCTGGGGCAGCTGAAG aCGCAGTGGTCTCGGACCTGACGCTCCATGTCAGCAACAGCACTGACTTCCTTCAGAGCTACACCAGCCTGAAGCCAGAGATGGACCCTCGCAGCCTGCTGGACACCGATGGTGTGGCGGAGGAGTCGGACACCCTCCCCGAGCTCCTCTTCCCCTTCACCTGCCGACTCTGTGGCTTGGTTTTAGACGACGGCTTCATGCACGAAGACGGCTCGTCCAGCCAGATCTGCAGCAAGTGCGGGCTGGAAATGCTGTCCAAGGAGGCTCCCAGCAGCCCAGAGAAATCTGACAAAGTGTACTCCTGCGCCCTGTGCCCTTTCATCACGCACTACCCCAACCACCTGGCCCGACACATGAAGACTCACAGCGGCGAGAAGCCTTACAAGTGTCCGCAGTGCGACTATGCCTCTGCGCACTTTGACAACCTAAAACGGCATCAGCGGGTGCACACAGGAGAGAAGCCCTACAAGTGTCACCTGTGTGACTACGCCTGCGGCAACCTGGCCAACTTGAAGCGCCACGAGCGCATTCACTCAGGTGCCAAGCCCTTCAAGTGCAGCGTCTGCAACTACAGCTGCAACCAGAGCATGAACCTCAAGAGGCACATGCTGCGGCACACTGGGGAGAAGCCCTTCAAGTGCCAGGAGTGCCCCTATACCACCGGCCACTGGGACAACTACAAGCGCCACCAAAAGAAACACGGCCACTCCACCGAGGGCTGGACTAAAGTGCAACAGCCGGGAAGTGCAGTATcatag
- the LOC102698929 gene encoding zinc finger protein 513 isoform X2, translating into MPRRKQSNPQPVKLDSEDGLGVDNPGSLVLESDFLLGQDLEFGDSDDKIIGFERDSEDSVAAEIVIPVYALSDDDCSSYNRLSMESDAEDPRDTESEREESHDHTLQHYLSCRQCGQLLDSSLGGLDLATPYCLKCGDSGEGGGGEEDETTSVSAPDSKENGGSNGSVRKVYSCKLCSFSSRYSNHLKRHMKTHNGEKPFKCPHCTYASAQLVNLQRHVRTHTDAVVSDLTLHVSNSTDFLQSYTSLKPEMDPRSLLDTDGVAEESDTLPELLFPFTCRLCGLVLDDGFMHEDGSSSQICSKCGLEMLSKEAPSSPEKSDKVYSCALCPFITHYPNHLARHMKTHSGEKPYKCPQCDYASAHFDNLKRHQRVHTGEKPYKCHLCDYACGNLANLKRHERIHSGAKPFKCSVCNYSCNQSMNLKRHMLRHTGEKPFKCQECPYTTGHWDNYKRHQKKHGHSTEGWTKVQQPGSAVS; encoded by the exons TGGATTCTGAAGATGGATTAGGAGTGGATAATCCTGGGAGCCTTGTCTTGGAGAGTGACTTCCTCCTGGGCCAGGATCTGGAGTTCGGAGACAGCGACGACAAGATCATAGGATTTGAGAGAGACTCAGAAG ATTCGGTGGCGGCTGAGATCGTCATCCCCGTCTACGCGTTGAGCGATGACGACTGCTCCAGCTACAACCGGCTCAGCATGGAGAGCGACGCAGAGGACCCCCGGGACACGGAGAGCGAAAGGGAGGAGAGCCATGACCACACACTACAGCACTACCTCTCCTGCAGACAGTGCGGCCAGCTGCTGGACAGCTCCCTGGGGGGTCTGGACCTCGCCACCCCCTACTGCCTGAAGTGTGGCGATTCGGGAGAAGGGGGCGGCGGGGAGGAAGACGAGACAACCAGCGTCTCCGCCCCCGACTCCAAGGAGAACGGCGGCTCCAACGGCAGCGTGCGGAAGGTCTACTCGTGCAAGCTGTGCAGCTTCTCGTCGCGCTACTCCAACCACCTAAAGCGGCACATGAAGACGCACAACGGGGAGAAGCCATTTAAGTGCCCGCACTGCACCTACGCCTCAGCCCAGCTAGTCAACCTGCAGAGGCACGTTCGCACGCACACCG aCGCAGTGGTCTCGGACCTGACGCTCCATGTCAGCAACAGCACTGACTTCCTTCAGAGCTACACCAGCCTGAAGCCAGAGATGGACCCTCGCAGCCTGCTGGACACCGATGGTGTGGCGGAGGAGTCGGACACCCTCCCCGAGCTCCTCTTCCCCTTCACCTGCCGACTCTGTGGCTTGGTTTTAGACGACGGCTTCATGCACGAAGACGGCTCGTCCAGCCAGATCTGCAGCAAGTGCGGGCTGGAAATGCTGTCCAAGGAGGCTCCCAGCAGCCCAGAGAAATCTGACAAAGTGTACTCCTGCGCCCTGTGCCCTTTCATCACGCACTACCCCAACCACCTGGCCCGACACATGAAGACTCACAGCGGCGAGAAGCCTTACAAGTGTCCGCAGTGCGACTATGCCTCTGCGCACTTTGACAACCTAAAACGGCATCAGCGGGTGCACACAGGAGAGAAGCCCTACAAGTGTCACCTGTGTGACTACGCCTGCGGCAACCTGGCCAACTTGAAGCGCCACGAGCGCATTCACTCAGGTGCCAAGCCCTTCAAGTGCAGCGTCTGCAACTACAGCTGCAACCAGAGCATGAACCTCAAGAGGCACATGCTGCGGCACACTGGGGAGAAGCCCTTCAAGTGCCAGGAGTGCCCCTATACCACCGGCCACTGGGACAACTACAAGCGCCACCAAAAGAAACACGGCCACTCCACCGAGGGCTGGACTAAAGTGCAACAGCCGGGAAGTGCAGTATcatag